A window of the Ostrea edulis chromosome 1, xbOstEdul1.1, whole genome shotgun sequence genome harbors these coding sequences:
- the LOC125646873 gene encoding trafficking regulator of GLUT4 1-like isoform X1 gives MSTPIQYNAEYIQVDTAHHSGPTGYQPYPSARRCESTHTKKPTNWLCPAIFSCLCCIWPLGLIAIYYADKANRRAEMNDLRGAETFAKYARKFTISSIVIGIISFITLLFLRVLYPLLVANNNHSSP, from the exons ATGAGCACACCCATTC AATACAACGCGGAATATATCCAAGTAGATACTGCTCACCATAGCGGTCCAACAGGGTACCAACCATAC CCTAGTGCTAGGAGGTGTGAATCTACACATACAAAGAAACCAACCAACTGGCTTTGCCCTGCAATATTTTCTTGTCTATGCTGTATTTGGCCATTGGGACTGATAGCAATCTACTATGCTGATAAG GCCAATCGGAGAGCCGAGATGAACGATCTGCGAGGTGCTGAGACATTTGCAAAATATGCCAGAAAGTTCACGATTTCCTCTATCGTGATTGGGATCATCTCTTTCATTACACTTCTGTTTTTGCGTGTTTTATATCCTTTGTTAGTCGCAAACAACAATCACAGCTCTCCTTGA
- the LOC125646858 gene encoding uncharacterized protein LOC125646858: protein MASNICKEEIVECPPSTEGEGLHHTDQERLIPENNLSLQQPEIKTVLTYIVPYQPRDIDGACFSVFLFACFFWNFPFALLAFRAAYLALRRYKHDDELGESRYEWWAHTWTYIALLTLPCYLYFALFVRLLINS from the exons ATGGCTTCCAATATATGTAAAGAAGAAATTGTAGAGTGTC cCCCCAGCACGGAGGGGGAAGGTTTGCATCACACAGACCAAGAGCGGCTGATACCGGAGAACAATCTTTCTCTGCAGCAGCCAGAAATCAAAACG GTTTTAACATACATCGTACCCTACCAGCCTAGAGACATAGATGGCGCTTGTTTCTCAGTGTTTCTGTTTGCATGTTTCTTCTGGAACTTTCCCTTTGCGCTACTGGCGTTCAGAGCAGCATACCTG GCACTAAGACGATACAAACATGATGACGAGCTCGGAGAATCTCGATACGAATGGTGGGCCCACACATGGACATATATAGCTCTGTTAACCCTGCCCTGTTACttgtattttgcattgtttgTCCGTTTACTAATTAATTCATAA